A genomic stretch from Anaerolinea thermophila UNI-1 includes:
- a CDS encoding Kelch repeat-containing protein — MPALLQDAIQLIKAGQKEQARALLMQILQKEPANEAAWLWLTECLTDDLQRIQALEVCLKFNPNSEKARKALQVLREKSAPAQRPAPYPPGVPITPEPASSSIPPEAQGLTPAREGKPEPPPVPPFTTPPTFATPPGGEIDREFIESLIEESRESAPRMAAPPEKPAIQPFISTPALEESPTKAEIPQESEPAPADSVVSAFRKPERRGLFGKREAPPPRRPSRKEEEEPKTNWLTVFLQVALFILFVMAIIVAALVTDLPSKLRQSLIPIASGGGTAVQPTAPPAYVNTAPPPTNTPTPILQFTPTPTLTPVPPLPTGQAGSSFPVYFSPQAFPLPLPLAGHTATRLQDGRLLIAGGKTLSGVTMKTFLLDSDRSDAREINAMVAARAHHSATLLPDGRVLAVGGESDSGIVQTADLFDPASESWSTLLPLYPHGVGHIAVLMDNGWLLIAGGCGQDATAELFDPVSMTWQDAGAPPYPLCHASATLLPDGRALVAGGEGEAAGKALIYDLNARTWTPTAPLQTPRWNHAALRLPEGDVILFGGQNASGQSLNAVEVYRWQENRWESLAPMNEGRIQPAVTFLPDGRIAVLGGYQQQGFAATLEVYFAASNVWSAATAMDVPSADFTLTYSEGMAYLLLGGESADGLLDRRTWLIFSNP, encoded by the coding sequence ATGCCTGCACTTTTACAGGATGCCATTCAGTTAATCAAAGCCGGGCAAAAAGAACAAGCCCGCGCCCTGCTGATGCAGATTCTGCAAAAAGAACCCGCTAACGAAGCCGCCTGGTTATGGCTGACCGAATGTCTTACCGATGACCTGCAACGTATTCAGGCGCTGGAAGTGTGCCTGAAGTTTAATCCCAACAGCGAAAAAGCCCGCAAAGCCCTGCAGGTGTTGCGGGAGAAATCGGCACCTGCCCAGCGACCTGCGCCTTATCCCCCAGGTGTACCCATAACACCTGAACCGGCGTCCTCCAGCATCCCCCCTGAAGCCCAGGGATTGACACCCGCGCGCGAGGGCAAACCTGAACCGCCTCCAGTTCCTCCCTTTACTACGCCTCCCACGTTTGCCACACCACCCGGCGGCGAAATTGACCGTGAGTTCATCGAATCACTGATTGAGGAAAGCCGTGAAAGCGCCCCCCGTATGGCTGCGCCCCCCGAAAAGCCTGCAATCCAGCCATTTATTTCCACCCCCGCACTGGAAGAAAGCCCGACGAAAGCAGAAATTCCGCAAGAGAGCGAGCCTGCTCCCGCCGACAGTGTGGTCAGCGCTTTCCGCAAGCCCGAACGGCGCGGTTTGTTTGGCAAGCGGGAAGCCCCCCCGCCTCGCCGTCCTTCCAGGAAGGAAGAAGAGGAACCGAAAACCAACTGGCTCACGGTGTTCCTGCAGGTGGCACTGTTCATCCTTTTCGTTATGGCAATCATCGTGGCGGCATTGGTCACTGACTTGCCCTCGAAATTGCGTCAGAGTCTGATTCCCATTGCCAGTGGCGGCGGAACAGCCGTTCAGCCCACTGCCCCCCCGGCTTATGTGAACACTGCACCGCCCCCCACAAACACCCCCACCCCCATCCTGCAATTTACCCCTACACCCACGCTCACTCCGGTTCCTCCCTTACCTACCGGACAGGCGGGCAGTTCCTTCCCCGTTTATTTCAGTCCGCAAGCATTCCCCCTGCCTCTGCCCCTGGCAGGGCACACGGCCACCCGCCTGCAGGATGGACGCCTGTTGATTGCTGGGGGAAAGACCCTCAGCGGGGTGACCATGAAGACTTTCCTCCTGGACAGCGACCGCTCGGACGCACGCGAGATTAACGCCATGGTTGCCGCCCGCGCCCACCACTCTGCCACACTCTTACCGGATGGACGGGTGCTGGCAGTGGGCGGGGAAAGTGACTCGGGAATTGTGCAAACCGCCGATTTGTTCGACCCGGCAAGCGAATCGTGGAGCACGCTCCTGCCTCTGTATCCCCATGGGGTGGGACATATCGCCGTGTTAATGGACAACGGTTGGTTGCTCATTGCCGGCGGGTGCGGACAGGATGCCACAGCCGAACTGTTTGACCCGGTCTCGATGACCTGGCAGGATGCCGGCGCGCCGCCTTATCCGCTTTGCCATGCCAGTGCCACCCTGTTGCCCGATGGGCGCGCGCTGGTTGCGGGGGGCGAAGGCGAAGCCGCAGGCAAAGCCCTGATCTATGACCTGAACGCCCGTACCTGGACGCCCACCGCCCCACTGCAAACCCCACGCTGGAATCACGCCGCATTGCGTCTACCCGAAGGGGATGTCATCCTGTTCGGTGGACAAAACGCCAGCGGGCAGTCGCTCAACGCCGTTGAGGTGTACCGCTGGCAGGAAAACCGCTGGGAAAGCCTGGCGCCGATGAACGAAGGGCGCATCCAGCCCGCAGTCACCTTCCTGCCCGATGGACGCATTGCCGTGCTGGGCGGGTATCAACAGCAGGGCTTTGCCGCCACGCTGGAAGTGTACTTTGCCGCCAGCAATGTCTGGAGCGCCGCCACCGCTATGGACGTGCCCTCGGCAGATTTCACCCTGACGTATTCGGAAGGTATGGCGTATCTTTTACTGGGAGGGGAGAGCGCCGACGGCTTGCTCGACCGGCGCACCTGGTTAATTTTCTCCAATCCATAA